From the Metamycoplasma hominis ATCC 23114 genome, one window contains:
- a CDS encoding isochorismatase family cysteine hydrolase yields MKAIFVVDMVNGFCKEGALYSDNIESIIVPIKNFLETQYKDNDIYFLNDAHSSDDIEMQSYPIHCLKNSKESQVVDELKKYAKNIIEKNSTNSFFTLKKEILSKYDSFEIIGCCSDICILQFAITLKTYFNHLKQNKEIIVFKNLIATFNISNHNSQEYHDFALNLMANAGIKIK; encoded by the coding sequence ATGAAAGCAATTTTTGTTGTTGATATGGTTAATGGTTTTTGCAAAGAAGGGGCACTATATAGTGACAATATTGAGTCAATAATTGTTCCTATAAAAAATTTTTTAGAAACTCAATATAAAGACAATGATATATATTTTTTAAATGATGCTCATAGTAGCGATGATATTGAAATGCAATCATATCCAATACATTGCTTAAAAAATAGTAAAGAAAGCCAAGTAGTAGATGAATTAAAAAAATATGCAAAAAATATAATTGAAAAGAATTCTACTAACTCCTTTTTTACATTAAAAAAGGAAATTTTAAGCAAGTATGATTCTTTTGAAATTATTGGTTGTTGTTCAGATATTTGCATTTTACAATTTGCAATAACTCTAAAAACTTATTTCAATCATTTAAAGCAAAATAAAGAAATTATTGTCTTTAAAAATTTAATTGCAACATTTAATATTTCAAATCATAATTCTCAAGAATATCACGATTTTGCTTTAAATTTAATGGCTAATGCAGGCATAAAAATTAAATAA
- a CDS encoding ABC transporter ATP-binding protein → MDNHILELKNVVKIYNKSDRGIHNISFAVESGNFHAFIGENGAGKTTTIKTIIGSYINFKGEILIGGIANLNPNSKKILGYVPENAVFPKELTTYEYLKALALLSGINKTEVKAKIESYLQRFGIIELKNEKPANFSSGQKKKVLLIQALINEPKLLILDEPAANLDPTARFELFSILHELNEKGTTIFISSHVLSEIDKYANSLTLIHGGKILYSGPKYDSLEKIFYEKVIKN, encoded by the coding sequence ATGGATAATCATATTTTAGAATTAAAAAATGTAGTAAAAATCTATAATAAATCAGATCGTGGAATTCATAATATTTCATTTGCTGTCGAATCTGGAAATTTTCATGCATTTATTGGCGAAAATGGTGCAGGGAAAACAACAACAATTAAAACAATAATTGGTTCTTATATAAATTTTAAAGGTGAAATACTTATTGGTGGAATTGCAAACTTAAACCCTAATTCTAAAAAAATTCTTGGTTATGTTCCAGAAAATGCAGTGTTTCCTAAGGAACTAACAACATATGAATATTTAAAGGCCCTTGCATTATTATCAGGAATAAATAAAACCGAAGTAAAGGCAAAAATCGAAAGTTATTTACAAAGATTTGGAATTATTGAATTAAAAAACGAAAAACCCGCTAATTTTTCATCAGGTCAAAAGAAAAAAGTTTTATTAATACAAGCTTTAATTAACGAGCCTAAATTATTGATTTTAGATGAACCAGCTGCTAATTTGGACCCTACTGCAAGATTTGAATTGTTTTCAATATTACATGAACTAAATGAAAAAGGAACAACAATTTTTATTAGTTCCCACGTTCTAAGTGAAATTGATAAATATGCAAATTCGTTGACATTAATTCATGGTGGAAAGATCTTATATTCTGGTCCTAAATATGATTCATTGGAAAAAATATTTTATGAAAAAGTTATTAAAAATTAG
- the tsf gene encoding translation elongation factor Ts has protein sequence MSVDLKKIKELRERTNSGFLDVKNALEATNNDIEKAIEWLQEKGIVKAAKKAGRIAAEGIVRAVIKDNIAVIFELNSETDFVAKNQLFLDFAKLLEEELPKVNFSNIEDLLEQKINGKTIEEYTTDLTAKIGEKIHLRRALKYEAKEDEVVAGYTHANNRIATILIAKGHNQEALRHVAMHIAALNPAHLFETCLDEEELKEIYERINNDPKLASKPEKIQVSMKSGMLRKEFNERGVLMYQPFVMEESKTVQQYLTENKLQLIDATRFEVGEGIEKKTVDFATEVAEQMSLK, from the coding sequence ATGTCAGTAGATTTAAAAAAAATTAAAGAATTAAGAGAAAGAACAAATTCAGGATTTTTAGATGTTAAAAATGCATTAGAAGCAACAAACAACGATATTGAAAAAGCAATTGAATGATTGCAAGAAAAAGGTATAGTTAAGGCTGCTAAAAAAGCCGGAAGAATTGCAGCAGAAGGAATAGTAAGAGCTGTTATTAAAGATAATATTGCTGTGATTTTTGAATTAAATTCAGAAACAGATTTTGTTGCTAAAAATCAATTATTTTTAGACTTTGCTAAATTATTAGAAGAAGAATTGCCAAAAGTTAATTTCTCAAATATCGAAGATTTATTAGAACAAAAAATTAACGGTAAAACAATTGAAGAATATACAACAGATTTAACAGCAAAAATTGGCGAAAAGATTCATTTAAGAAGAGCATTAAAGTACGAAGCAAAAGAAGATGAAGTTGTTGCTGGATATACACATGCTAACAATAGAATTGCTACTATTTTAATCGCTAAAGGACATAACCAAGAAGCATTAAGACATGTTGCAATGCATATTGCAGCCTTAAACCCTGCTCATTTATTCGAAACATGTTTGGATGAAGAAGAATTAAAAGAAATTTATGAACGTATTAACAACGATCCTAAATTAGCATCTAAACCAGAAAAAATTCAAGTTTCTATGAAATCAGGAATGTTAAGAAAAGAATTCAATGAACGTGGCGTTTTAATGTATCAACCATTTGTTATGGAAGAATCAAAAACAGTTCAACAATATTTAACAGAAAATAAATTGCAATTAATAGATGCAACAAGATTTGAAGTTGGCGAAGGAATAGAAAAGAAAACTGTTGATTTTGCTACAGAAGTTGCTGAACAAATGTCACTTAAATAA
- the whiA gene encoding DNA-binding protein WhiA, giving the protein MENKSFSQLVKEEIMSFQLKKQEKFFLMAGIIYCCSVKNNEAKLVINNIKIRTYILNLCNELKISYTYTKKNEISINTNFLTNVSVKYQGKFFAGLFLSSGSIINGRTNHLELKFNDLINAENALSILNSHGLEFKKIIRKQKIIIYLKKIENICDFLKAIETIESYYLFEDGKIQRDFYNSANRITNLDVYNQERIAKANLEFIKNYQFIKENNLLDEFSVEELTLFELKLNSLDSSLNELSLLLETKNIKKSRSALNHFLIKLKKITKKYQKK; this is encoded by the coding sequence ATGGAGAATAAATCTTTTAGTCAACTAGTAAAAGAAGAAATTATGTCTTTTCAGTTAAAAAAACAAGAAAAGTTTTTTTTGATGGCTGGCATAATTTATTGTTGCAGTGTAAAAAACAATGAAGCTAAATTAGTAATAAATAATATTAAGATTAGGACATATATATTAAATCTTTGCAATGAACTTAAAATTTCTTATACATATACTAAAAAAAATGAAATTTCAATAAATACAAATTTCTTAACTAACGTAAGTGTTAAATATCAAGGAAAATTCTTTGCTGGTTTATTCCTTTCTTCGGGTTCAATAATAAATGGAAGAACAAATCATTTAGAGTTAAAATTTAATGATTTAATAAATGCAGAAAATGCTTTATCAATTTTAAATTCTCACGGATTAGAATTTAAAAAAATAATTAGAAAACAAAAAATAATAATTTATTTAAAAAAAATTGAAAATATTTGTGATTTTTTAAAAGCTATTGAGACCATTGAATCTTATTATTTATTCGAAGATGGAAAAATTCAAAGAGATTTTTATAATTCGGCAAATAGAATAACAAATCTCGACGTATATAATCAAGAACGTATTGCAAAAGCAAATTTAGAATTTATTAAAAATTATCAATTTATAAAAGAAAACAATCTCTTGGATGAGTTTAGCGTTGAAGAACTTACACTATTTGAGTTAAAATTAAATAGTTTAGACAGTTCCTTGAATGAACTTAGTTTATTATTAGAAACAAAAAACATTAAAAAGTCTCGTTCTGCATTGAATCATTTCTTAATTAAGCTAAAAAAAATAACTAAAAAGTATCAAAAAAAATAG
- a CDS encoding aromatic motif membrane protein — protein sequence MKKLLKISLSLPLVIATIPLVASSCKQTNIEIKKPDDKKETANQIQAKINKEFQKNKVVQKLLSSFIENEKEQDIFVQNQNNILPNVYSELKFSLLYFPIYNRASDNPGSELYGFIRQSREIIENTLQRNWYWYLKQIGNFVYSINPYNDRYIETSQTKKTIQSAQKDIGILYKIKDAMPKDIIELPYNPISSDELKEIVAKKISESIDSKVQDQFSDYLEDRIDESSKLKIDTTSDITNFLKSKINLNDAKKLIENYLNNKNKFETSNQYQINDEISKKIFNLLNTKGSSFDNYSSKKIFYVAYDHKTWIRVMVYTENNVKKISINPDVYILNQSNSYEQSKEILKKLNKQIFIERLNSIIDSLIENINEKDFNIKNFFEKNNDKKFFELFQKFSYNKYLIEAMQKINKEKDLIYRYSWETVDYE from the coding sequence ATGAAAAAGTTATTAAAAATTAGTTTGTCATTGCCATTAGTTATTGCAACAATTCCATTAGTTGCTTCAAGCTGCAAACAAACAAATATTGAAATTAAAAAACCAGATGATAAAAAAGAAACAGCAAATCAAATCCAAGCAAAAATTAATAAAGAATTTCAAAAAAATAAAGTGGTTCAAAAATTACTAAGTTCATTTATTGAAAATGAAAAAGAACAAGATATTTTTGTACAAAACCAAAATAATATATTGCCCAATGTATATTCAGAACTAAAGTTTTCTTTGTTGTATTTTCCTATTTATAATAGAGCCTCAGATAATCCAGGAAGCGAACTTTATGGATTTATAAGGCAATCAAGAGAAATTATTGAAAACACATTGCAAAGAAATTGATATTGATATTTAAAACAAATTGGTAATTTTGTATATTCAATAAACCCTTATAATGATAGATACATTGAAACATCTCAAACAAAAAAAACAATTCAATCTGCCCAAAAAGACATTGGTATTTTATATAAAATAAAAGATGCAATGCCTAAGGATATTATTGAATTGCCTTATAACCCAATAAGTTCAGATGAATTAAAAGAAATAGTTGCTAAAAAAATTAGTGAAAGTATTGATTCTAAAGTTCAAGACCAATTTAGCGATTATTTAGAAGATAGAATTGATGAATCATCGAAGTTAAAAATAGATACAACATCAGATATAACCAATTTTTTAAAAAGCAAAATTAACCTAAATGATGCAAAAAAGCTAATAGAAAATTATTTGAACAATAAGAATAAATTTGAAACAAGTAATCAATATCAAATTAATGATGAAATTTCTAAAAAAATATTTAATTTATTAAATACAAAAGGATCTTCATTTGATAACTATTCCTCAAAGAAAATCTTCTACGTAGCATACGACCACAAAACTTGAATAAGAGTAATGGTTTATACTGAAAATAACGTTAAAAAAATTTCTATAAATCCTGATGTTTATATTTTAAATCAAAGCAATAGCTATGAACAAAGCAAAGAAATTTTAAAAAAATTAAATAAACAAATTTTTATTGAACGGTTGAATTCAATTATTGATTCTTTAATTGAAAATATAAATGAAAAAGATTTCAATATTAAAAACTTTTTTGAAAAAAATAATGATAAAAAATTCTTTGAATTGTTTCAAAAGTTTTCATACAATAAATACTTGATTGAAGCAATGCAAAAAATCAATAAAGAAAAAGATCTAATTTATCGCTATAGTTGGGAGACAGTAGATTATGAATAA
- a CDS encoding ABC transporter permease has product MKTALNNYHNFLFKVTAKKKSTIIIPIILLLCSLILCFVFVGTKPAPRYFNVIIFAYTLVAILFTVLYGSLKSLNIFKDLEQDGIELIIFSKPISRKAIIWGKILSFNSLGLIWTLFAFVSSIIVYSQVSKGNMFGYLVLLSLVAHFLAYTIFGYIAALIAYKVNQKIAITVPIIIFAPMAIGGGFIFANSTSTNENFAHYINSKYKYHRAGNEVNSEVFYLNKNDDKYYLVPNGINNNKFSDVQNQYLNLAWKYSNSSANEWQKYSWLAMPYQFVDIFNIENQNIFSNLSSDSINNSLSNYLYYKNQENTIYKYKLNRNSDLLKLPTLENKTKINKYYLPGMLNLNSNIDNEVNNGVIYARKNASNFSASFEEDNFVYASPNNLVGKLKWKIMSQVLKYHKFTEAAEEFYSKVKNEISLKKLVKPHDIKKLLLETISNEVNNTNSKFFNIDNVNLAVFDPHGVRDGRLQSETERKIYIATALLYFIYFKDNQGQVIKSLLKSESDKTTYAPSQIEIKVDGYIYEIGGYESYEPKQQVQENKITKNKQVVVRYELIPSNKNYLFQTVDDVYSIERDRKIVNKQFYILIWVVVAIILMMANRFLYLRKDYK; this is encoded by the coding sequence ATGAAGACAGCTTTAAACAATTATCACAATTTTTTATTTAAAGTTACTGCTAAGAAAAAAAGCACAATAATTATTCCTATAATTTTATTGTTATGCAGTTTAATTTTGTGTTTTGTTTTTGTTGGTACTAAACCAGCACCGCGTTATTTTAATGTAATAATTTTTGCATATACATTAGTTGCAATATTATTTACAGTATTATATGGCTCTCTCAAGTCCTTAAATATATTTAAAGATCTTGAACAAGATGGGATTGAATTAATTATATTTTCTAAGCCCATTTCAAGAAAAGCAATAATCTGAGGGAAAATTTTAAGTTTTAATTCTCTTGGACTTATTTGAACATTGTTTGCTTTTGTTAGTTCTATTATTGTATATAGTCAAGTTTCAAAAGGAAACATGTTTGGATATTTAGTTTTGTTGTCATTGGTTGCACATTTTCTTGCATATACAATTTTTGGATATATAGCAGCATTGATTGCATATAAAGTTAACCAAAAAATTGCTATAACTGTTCCAATTATAATTTTTGCACCTATGGCAATAGGTGGCGGATTTATATTTGCCAACTCAACATCAACAAATGAAAATTTTGCTCATTATATTAATAGCAAATATAAATACCACAGAGCAGGAAACGAAGTTAATAGTGAAGTATTTTATTTAAATAAAAATGATGATAAATATTATTTAGTTCCAAATGGAATTAATAATAACAAGTTTAGTGATGTACAAAATCAATATTTAAATTTAGCTTGAAAATATTCAAATAGTTCGGCTAATGAATGACAAAAATATTCATGACTTGCAATGCCATATCAATTTGTTGATATATTTAACATTGAAAATCAAAATATTTTTAGCAACCTTTCTTCAGACAGTATTAATAATAGTTTAAGTAATTATTTATATTATAAAAATCAAGAAAATACAATATATAAATATAAATTAAATAGAAATTCGGACTTATTAAAATTACCAACATTAGAAAATAAAACTAAGATTAATAAATACTATCTCCCAGGGATGTTAAATTTAAATTCAAATATTGATAATGAAGTAAATAATGGAGTTATTTACGCTAGAAAAAATGCTTCTAATTTTTCTGCCTCTTTTGAAGAAGACAACTTTGTTTATGCATCTCCAAATAATTTAGTAGGAAAATTAAAATGAAAAATAATGAGCCAAGTTTTAAAATATCATAAATTTACAGAAGCAGCCGAAGAATTTTATTCTAAGGTTAAAAATGAAATTAGTTTAAAGAAATTAGTTAAACCACATGATATTAAAAAGTTATTGTTAGAAACGATTTCAAATGAAGTTAATAATACAAATAGTAAGTTCTTTAATATAGATAATGTTAACTTAGCAGTATTCGACCCTCATGGTGTTAGAGATGGAAGATTGCAATCTGAAACAGAAAGAAAAATTTATATTGCCACAGCGTTGCTATATTTCATCTATTTTAAAGATAATCAAGGTCAAGTTATTAAATCATTATTGAAATCTGAAAGCGATAAAACAACATATGCACCAAGCCAAATAGAAATCAAGGTAGATGGTTATATCTATGAAATAGGTGGATATGAAAGCTACGAACCAAAACAACAAGTGCAAGAAAATAAAATAACTAAAAATAAACAAGTGGTAGTTAGATATGAATTAATTCCAAGTAATAAAAATTATTTATTCCAAACAGTAGATGATGTATATTCAATTGAAAGAGATAGAAAAATAGTTAATAAACAATTTTATATTTTAATTTGAGTAGTAGTGGCAATAATCTTAATGATGGCAAATAGATTTCTATATCTAAGAAAGGATTATAAATAA
- the dnaK gene encoding molecular chaperone DnaK, whose amino-acid sequence MAKEFILGIDLGTTNSVVSVIENGTPKILENPNGKRTTPSVVAFKNGETIIGESAKRQLESNKDSVASIKRLMGTSQTVHLNNKYYKPEEISAMILSYMKDYADKKLGQPVKKAVITVPAYFDNAQREATKNAGIIAGLDVVRIINEPTAAALAFGLNKDKNENQKILVFDLGGGTFDVSLLEMESGTFEVLATAGDNHLGGDDWDHEIVKWMVEQIKSKYNFDPTTDKMAMARLKEEAERAKITLSEQLIANISLPFLAMNENGPVNVELEITRATFESMTEHLLQRTRKPLLDVLSEAKLTWNDINEVLLVGGSTRMPAVQKLVAEVTNKKPNNSINPDEVVSVGAAIQGAILAGEIQDVLLLDVTPLTLGIVVEGDVVAPLIPRNTTIPVTKSQIFSTAVDNQTAVTIVITQGERQLARDNKILGQFNLEGIEPAPRGIPQIEVSFSIDVNGITKVTAKDKKTNKEQTITIQNTSSLSKEEVEKMVKDAEANREADQKKRHEIEVIVKAEQLSNDLEKTLKSEQAKNLGEPQKQELQKEIDEIKELINKKDIEQLEKKITEFEQKMAQAAEFLKKQQGNNNPNTNNDNPQTN is encoded by the coding sequence ATGGCTAAAGAATTTATCTTAGGTATAGACTTAGGTACTACTAACTCGGTAGTATCTGTTATAGAAAATGGAACCCCAAAAATATTAGAAAATCCAAATGGTAAAAGAACTACACCATCTGTTGTTGCTTTTAAAAATGGAGAAACAATTATTGGTGAAAGTGCTAAAAGACAATTGGAATCAAATAAAGATAGTGTTGCATCTATAAAAAGATTAATGGGTACTTCTCAAACAGTACATCTAAATAATAAATATTACAAACCTGAAGAAATCAGCGCAATGATTTTAAGTTACATGAAAGATTATGCTGACAAAAAATTAGGTCAACCTGTTAAAAAAGCAGTTATCACAGTTCCAGCATATTTTGACAATGCACAACGTGAAGCAACAAAAAACGCAGGAATTATTGCTGGCCTTGATGTTGTAAGAATTATTAACGAACCTACTGCTGCCGCATTGGCATTTGGATTGAATAAAGATAAAAATGAAAATCAAAAGATCTTAGTATTTGACTTAGGTGGTGGTACATTTGACGTTTCGTTGCTTGAAATGGAAAGTGGAACATTTGAAGTTTTAGCAACAGCAGGCGATAACCATTTAGGTGGCGATGACTGAGACCATGAAATTGTTAAATGAATGGTTGAACAAATTAAATCTAAATACAATTTCGATCCAACAACTGACAAAATGGCAATGGCAAGATTAAAAGAAGAAGCAGAACGTGCAAAAATTACTTTATCAGAACAATTAATTGCAAACATTTCTCTTCCATTCTTAGCAATGAATGAAAATGGACCAGTTAATGTTGAATTAGAAATTACTCGTGCTACATTTGAATCAATGACTGAACATTTACTACAAAGAACAAGAAAACCATTATTAGATGTTTTAAGTGAAGCAAAATTAACATGAAATGATATTAATGAAGTATTACTAGTTGGTGGTTCAACAAGAATGCCAGCTGTTCAAAAACTAGTAGCAGAAGTAACTAATAAAAAACCAAATAATTCAATTAACCCAGATGAAGTAGTTAGCGTTGGAGCTGCTATTCAAGGTGCAATATTAGCAGGAGAAATTCAAGATGTTTTACTACTTGATGTTACTCCTTTAACATTAGGTATTGTAGTAGAAGGTGATGTTGTAGCGCCTTTAATTCCAAGAAATACAACAATTCCTGTTACAAAGAGTCAAATATTCTCAACAGCTGTTGATAATCAAACAGCAGTAACAATCGTTATCACACAAGGTGAAAGACAATTGGCTAGAGATAACAAGATTTTGGGTCAATTCAATCTTGAAGGAATTGAACCTGCGCCAAGAGGAATTCCTCAAATTGAAGTAAGTTTCTCAATTGACGTAAATGGTATTACTAAAGTAACAGCAAAAGATAAAAAGACAAACAAAGAACAAACAATCACCATTCAAAACACCTCTTCATTATCAAAAGAAGAAGTAGAAAAGATGGTTAAGGACGCAGAAGCAAATAGAGAAGCCGATCAAAAGAAACGCCATGAAATCGAAGTTATTGTAAAAGCAGAACAATTGAGCAACGACTTAGAAAAGACATTAAAATCAGAACAAGCTAAAAACCTAGGCGAACCTCAAAAACAAGAACTTCAAAAAGAAATAGATGAAATTAAAGAACTAATAAATAAAAAAGATATCGAACAACTAGAAAAGAAAATTACAGAATTTGAACAAAAAATGGCTCAAGCTGCTGAATTTTTAAAGAAACAACAAGGAAATAACAATCCAAACACCAACAACGATAACCCTCAAACTAACTAA
- a CDS encoding aromatic motif membrane protein: protein MNKRNLLNFLFVPTLILAPLTAISCVDKSEKSDLNALATKIGDVVNKKENPAIEVTKKIINDLLKQVYRDNDVEKINFLDQQQNKEYQKNIFLKIKELSKKWNSKLSNKEKENIANQLNQIYEKNWYIVLTNINKFNLRFYEWLLFDKPEFLSQIRADGKHSKEYLNSLKSEKKPDNVPIINNYLKELKEGDESGELSNMNMLYLKKDSMIFRFRVVDTLTKPKIKLTCFVWYFSKFKNISINLISDIVHSAYIHGVQEGFNRFENDMANRYGKPAKMIMGIFDDNASSANGGKENE from the coding sequence ATGAATAAAAGAAATTTATTAAATTTTTTGTTTGTTCCCACTTTAATTCTTGCACCATTAACTGCTATATCGTGCGTTGATAAAAGTGAAAAAAGCGATTTGAATGCATTAGCAACTAAAATAGGGGACGTTGTAAATAAAAAAGAAAATCCTGCTATTGAAGTAACCAAAAAAATAATTAACGACTTATTAAAACAAGTATACAGGGATAATGATGTTGAAAAAATTAATTTTTTGGATCAACAACAAAATAAAGAATATCAAAAAAACATTTTTTTGAAAATTAAAGAACTTTCAAAAAAATGAAATTCTAAATTAAGCAATAAAGAAAAAGAAAATATTGCCAATCAATTAAATCAAATTTATGAAAAAAATTGATATATTGTGTTAACAAATATAAATAAATTTAATTTAAGATTCTATGAATGACTTTTGTTTGATAAGCCTGAATTTTTAAGCCAAATTAGGGCAGATGGAAAGCATAGCAAAGAATATTTAAATTCATTAAAAAGCGAAAAGAAACCAGATAATGTTCCGATTATTAATAATTATTTGAAGGAATTAAAAGAAGGCGATGAATCAGGAGAACTTTCAAATATGAACATGCTTTATTTAAAAAAAGATAGTATGATATTCAGATTTAGAGTTGTTGATACATTGACAAAACCAAAAATCAAACTAACGTGTTTTGTGTGATATTTTAGTAAATTTAAAAATATATCAATAAATTTGATTTCAGATATTGTTCATAGTGCTTATATTCACGGAGTTCAAGAAGGATTCAATAGATTTGAAAATGATATGGCAAACCGTTATGGCAAACCCGCCAAAATGATCATGGGAATTTTCGATGATAATGCTTCTAGTGCCAATGGAGGAAAAGAAAATGAATAA
- a CDS encoding aromatic motif membrane protein, producing MNKKILMTLSLSTLSIIPSCFSLISCTKENKQDEKKSLNQIIEGNENANEREWKNFLNRDYVKEILRLSFDADVDAKNKYIAEQKKLNNNIEYSKKLKEALIYGNSLKASSSYNSDDFSSQPKLLFQNGKKIFNELKSKNWLWFLYNLPKIIFGYFPPMNKFESSDEQSALTAQGNSLILGHFYKPKSNEIIQYTTQVTKNDKNGERTYDVYLLTKEGFILQLTIDWAKDDEDNKIKPSVKLFGYIYTYPNIVKDRNNLNIFNIQKYVIANTESFDDINNRTLQILFQDQYGGSPLRYTIIDVSLK from the coding sequence ATGAATAAAAAAATTTTAATGACTCTATCATTGAGCACGTTAAGCATTATACCTAGCTGTTTTTCTTTAATTTCATGTACTAAAGAAAATAAACAAGATGAAAAAAAATCATTGAATCAAATAATTGAGGGCAACGAAAATGCAAACGAAAGAGAATGAAAAAATTTTTTAAATAGAGATTATGTTAAAGAAATTTTAAGACTTTCGTTTGATGCTGATGTTGATGCTAAAAACAAATATATAGCCGAACAAAAAAAATTAAATAATAATATAGAATATTCGAAAAAATTAAAAGAAGCATTGATATATGGAAATTCTTTGAAGGCTTCTTCAAGTTACAATAGCGATGATTTTTCATCACAACCTAAATTATTGTTTCAAAACGGAAAAAAGATTTTTAATGAACTTAAAAGTAAGAATTGACTTTGATTTCTTTACAACCTTCCAAAAATAATTTTTGGTTATTTTCCTCCAATGAATAAATTTGAATCATCAGATGAACAATCAGCGTTAACCGCGCAAGGTAATTCCTTGATTTTAGGCCATTTTTATAAACCAAAGAGTAATGAAATTATTCAATATACAACTCAAGTTACAAAAAATGACAAAAATGGTGAGAGAACTTATGATGTTTATTTATTAACAAAAGAAGGTTTTATTCTTCAATTAACTATTGATTGAGCAAAAGATGATGAAGATAATAAAATAAAGCCTAGTGTTAAACTTTTTGGTTATATTTACACCTACCCAAACATTGTAAAAGATAGAAATAATTTAAATATTTTCAATATTCAAAAATATGTTATTGCCAATACGGAATCATTTGATGATATTAACAATAGAACATTGCAAATATTATTTCAAGATCAATATGGGGGCAGTCCCTTACGTTATACAATAATTGATGTTAGTTTAAAATAA
- the rpsB gene encoding 30S ribosomal protein S2, giving the protein MSEQKQQSQPAVAPTQVEPAIVSREKLLEAGTYFGHRVSQWNPKMKQYIWGKRMGIHIIDIAKTQKTLEYAYKLLNKMAQKPISFIWVGTKKQAKKAIESAAARTNSVYVSERWLGGTLTNSQTIFRSVRELERLEELQKSEYQGYTKKEGLLMDKKIAKLQKNLGGIRKLAGKAAMPQVMICASPIDDEIAIREAKKKGLKIFAIQDTNSNPDLVDFVIPANDDSVKSITLITTILADAIASAHGEKPVYAYKSNEEIILPEEQKPEKVEKIANIEERKPRTFVKKANVESENTKKSE; this is encoded by the coding sequence ATGTCAGAACAAAAACAACAATCACAACCAGCAGTAGCTCCAACACAAGTAGAACCTGCTATTGTATCACGCGAAAAATTATTAGAAGCAGGAACATACTTTGGACACAGAGTAAGCCAATGAAATCCAAAAATGAAACAATATATTTGAGGAAAAAGAATGGGAATTCATATTATTGATATTGCCAAAACTCAAAAAACATTGGAATATGCTTACAAACTATTAAATAAAATGGCTCAAAAACCAATTTCATTTATTTGAGTAGGAACAAAAAAACAAGCTAAAAAGGCTATAGAATCAGCCGCAGCAAGAACAAATTCAGTTTATGTTTCAGAACGTTGATTAGGTGGAACATTAACTAATTCACAAACAATTTTTAGAAGTGTTAGAGAATTAGAAAGATTAGAAGAACTTCAAAAATCAGAATATCAAGGATATACTAAAAAAGAAGGTCTTTTAATGGACAAGAAAATTGCTAAGTTGCAAAAGAACTTAGGCGGTATTAGAAAATTAGCTGGAAAAGCAGCAATGCCACAAGTAATGATTTGTGCATCACCTATTGATGATGAAATAGCAATTAGAGAAGCAAAAAAGAAAGGTTTGAAAATTTTTGCAATTCAAGATACAAACTCAAACCCAGATTTAGTTGACTTCGTAATACCAGCAAACGACGATTCTGTAAAGTCAATTACTTTAATTACAACTATTTTGGCTGATGCAATAGCATCAGCACATGGCGAAAAACCAGTATATGCATATAAGTCAAATGAAGAAATTATCTTGCCAGAAGAACAAAAACCAGAAAAGGTTGAAAAAATAGCAAACATTGAAGAAAGAAAACCAAGAACTTTTGTTAAAAAAGCTAACGTTGAATCAGAAAATACTAAGAAATCTGAATAA